The window AGCCTCGCGCCGCGTCCTTCCCGAGACCGCCGCGGGCCGCCGCGTCCAGGGCAAAAGGAAGCGCGACCTCGGCGCCCTTCAGGGCGTTCGAGATCCCCTCGCCGCAGAACGGGTCGATGGTTCCTGCCGCGTCTCCCACGAAGAGCGCTCCCGCCGCCGTCGGCCGGCGCGGCCCGAATCGGAGCGGCCCCACGCTCTTCCAGGAAGAACACGCCGTCGTCCCCGCGAGGGATCGCCGCGCGGCGGGGTTGGCCAGGATCCGCTCGCGCACGACCCGCTCGGGAGATCCGCCGCACGCGCGGAGGGCCGCCACCCGGACCATGAAGCACAGATCGACCCGCCCGCCCTCCACCGGCCCGATCCCCGCGTACCCGCCGTCGAAGAGGTGGAGCTCGACGCGGTCGCGGGGAGCGGAAGATCCTCCCTCGAGGTGGACCTCGAGCCCGAACCAGGATCGCGGACCGCAACGCGGAGGATCGCCGAGCGACGGGTGCAGGACGCGGGCGAGCGCGGACCGGCGACCGTCGGCGCCGATCACCAGGGCCGCAACGACGTCCTCCCCCTCGTCACGGCGTCCCACGCCGCGCAGACGGGCGCCGGCCACGCGGCCGTCCTCGAGGACCGGCACGACGGCCTCGCATCGCTCCCGAACCATGGCGCCGAGCGCCCGCGCGCGATCGACGAGCGTGGCGTCGAGGAGCCGCCGGGAGACCCCCAGGGCTTCCCGCCCGATCCCGGGCAGGTCGGGGAGAGGGGCGTCGACGGCGCGCCCGGCGCGGGAGGTGATCGTGGATCGGGCGATTCCGACCGCCCCG is drawn from Terriglobia bacterium and contains these coding sequences:
- a CDS encoding FAD-dependent monooxygenase, coding for MKPLDLLVLGGGPAGAAIAALAAERGARVLVADRDRFPRDKVCGEFLSVEGQGVLERLGVMRTLLAAGAVGIARSTITSRAGRAVDAPLPDLPGIGREALGVSRRLLDATLVDRARALGAMVRERCEAVVPVLEDGRVAGARLRGVGRRDEGEDVVAALVIGADGRRSALARVLHPSLGDPPRCGPRSWFGLEVHLEGGSSAPRDRVELHLFDGGYAGIGPVEGGRVDLCFMVRVAALRACGGSPERVVRERILANPAARRSLAGTTACSSWKSVGPLRFGPRRPTAAGALFVGDAAGTIDPFCGEGISNALKGAEVALPFALDAAARGGLGKDAARGYERAWRAAFVPVTRRARAIGFLFGHPAVGDAVIALLSGIASPLLPRLVAATRTGRSGALAG